In Bufo gargarizans isolate SCDJY-AF-19 chromosome 6, ASM1485885v1, whole genome shotgun sequence, a single genomic region encodes these proteins:
- the FAM241B gene encoding protein FAM241B — MVRILANGEIVQDDDPRVRANTQRSSTRQGFFNTAGNAGAGPQQGPQDGVRQEGRSPFTDINQQLVNMGFPRWNLGNQVVEPVMSILFLFLILMMGVRGLLLVGLIYLVSHLSQR, encoded by the exons ATGGTGCGGATTTTAGCAAATGGGGAAATTGTTCAAGATGATGACCCACGGGTGAGGGCGAACACCCAGCGCAGCAGTACCCGCCAG GGATTTTTTAACACTGCAGGAAATGCTGGAGCAGGACCACAGCAGGGGCCCCAAGATGGGGTGAGACAGGAGGGGCGTTCTCCTTTCACCGACATTAACCAGCAGCTGGTGAATATGGGTTTTCCACGATGGAACCTGGGAAACCAAGTGGTAGAGCCCGTCATGTCCATTCTCTTTCTTTTCCTCATTCTTATGATGGGTGTCCGTGGCTTGCTTCTAGTTGGTTTAATATATCTTGTGTCCCACCTTAGTCAGCGATAA